In bacterium, the genomic stretch GTCAGCCATTTATAATCGGTTTCATATAGTCTTAAACAAGGGTCGGGGGAAAGTGCCTCCCATAATCGGGAGAGTACAGAGTACTCCGCTGCGAAAAGGTCTCTTATGTCATTGTCAGGTAAGCAATCTTGTGCTGCAATTAAACCTTCATAGCCGCCAACTGTGCGATCCACCTTTGGAAAGAAGACCAGGCACTTTGCAACTTGACTAGGCAATTCCTTTTTTAGATTATCAAGGTTGGTAATGACTCTTTGGACGGCTTTTTCATCAAAGTTTAGGGCAGTGGCCACATCATCAAATATGCCAAGATAATCGACGATCAATCCGTGGGTTTTGCCCGAATAGATACGATTTGTGCGACAGATAGCCTGCAACAGATTGTGGTCTTTTATCGGCTTGTCTAAATACATCACCTGTAATATTGGCGCATCAAAGCCCGTTAGTAGTTTAGCGGTAACAATCAGAAATGTGAGAGGGTCATTGGGATCGCGGAAGCGGTCAAGAAGCTTTTCTTCCTCGTCTTTTGAGAGTTTCCATTCCGCATATTCATCCGCCTTGCCGCCTTGTGTACTCATGACGATTGCAGATGCTTCAGGTCCAACCAGTTCATCCATAACTTTCTTGTAGAGCACGCAACATTCCCTGTCGAAGGTGACAACCTGCGCTTTAAAACCAGTTGGTTCTATTTTTGCTTGGTAATGGTTCACGATATGCTGACAAATAGCCTTTACACGAGCGGGAGCCTTGATCAGAACTGCCATTTTTGCGGCTCGCTTGGCAAGATCATCGCGGTCCTGTTCAGAGAGTTCATCCGTTATCTGCTTATACGTTTCATCTATAACGGCTTTGTCAATATGGAGTCTTACATCCACGGCTTCAAAATGCAGAGGGAGAGTGGCTTTATCGCGAATGGACTCCTGGAAGGAGTAGCGGCTCATATAGCCTTGCTCATCTTCATCAGCGCCAAATGCCCAAAACGTATTACGGTCACGCTTATTGATGGGGGTACCCGTGAGACCGAAGAGGAACGCGTTTGGTAGCGCATCACGCATCTTACGTCCTAAGTTGCCTTCTTGAGTTCGATGTGCCTCGTCTACCATCACGATGATGTTTGAGCGGTCATTCAGTTTCTCATCTGCCTCAGCGAACTTGTGGATAGTCGTGATAATGATCTTGCGGGTATCGGCAGCCAGCATGCTTTGTAGTTCTTGTCGGGTAACAGCACCAGTCATGTTCGGGATATCGGTTGCGTTAAAGGTGGCTGTGATTTGGGTGTCCAAGTCAATACGGTCCACCACTATCATCACCGTTGGATTCTTTAGTTTAGGATGCATGCGCATCTTTTGAGCAGCAAACACCATCAGTAGCGATTTACCTGATCCCTGGAAATGCCAAATAAGACCCTTCTTGGGATAACCATTCACCACACGAGAGACCATCAGGTTTGCCGCTTCATACTGCTGGTAACGAGCGATGATCTTGATACGCTGATGTTTCTTATCGGTGGCAAATAGGGTGAAGTTTTGAAGTATGTCTAATATTACATGCGGCTGGAGGATCGATAATAGGGAGCGTTTTACATCGGCGAGCGTTCCCTCTGACTTGTTATCAGGTTCATGCCAGGGTCCCCAGAGATCAATTGGCATGCGCACTGAGCCATATCGGAAACATTTTCCTTCTGTGGCGAACGAAAAGACATTCGGAACAAACATCTGAGGTACGACTTGCTCATAAATACTGTGAATATCGCTGGCTCCGTCAACCCATGTAACAGCAGGTCTCACAGGGGTTTTGGCTTCACCAATAACAACAGGAATGCCGTTAATTAACAGCACGATATCAAGCCGTTTGCCGCCTTCCTTTGACGGATAAACCCACTGATTGGTCACCACATAGTCGTTATTACAGAGGTTATTAAAGTCGATTAGGTGTACCTGTGTATGCTCGCCACGTTCACCAAAAGGCATGGTTTTTTCGCCACGTAACCATTCAGCAAATATCTCGTTGGCTCTTACTAGCCCTTCGCCCTGCACAGTCATAGGGATTGCTCTTAAGCGGTAAAGCACTTCGTCAGCGCGGTCAGGTTGCTCTTTGATTTCAGGGTTTAAACGGATTAGGGCATCTCGAACCATCGGCTCTACGAACACATCGGAAAACTGTCTTGAAATCTCCTCTGCTGGGATATACTGCCAGCCCTTGATGCCGCCAGCGTATAACTCTTGTACTTCCGGGATGAGGTTTTCTAACACACTGTTATTAAGCGTGTCGAGAACCATCTTTTCAATAGTGTTTTCTTCGTTAAACATGGCATTCATC encodes the following:
- a CDS encoding HsdR family type I site-specific deoxyribonuclease; translated protein: MFNEENTIEKMVLDTLNNSVLENLIPEVQELYAGGIKGWQYIPAEEISRQFSDVFVEPMVRDALIRLNPEIKEQPDRADEVLYRLRAIPMTVQGEGLVRANEIFAEWLRGEKTMPFGERGEHTQVHLIDFNNLCNNDYVVTNQWVYPSKEGGKRLDIVLLINGIPVVIGEAKTPVRPAVTWVDGASDIHSIYEQVVPQMFVPNVFSFATEGKCFRYGSVRMPIDLWGPWHEPDNKSEGTLADVKRSLLSILQPHVILDILQNFTLFATDKKHQRIKIIARYQQYEAANLMVSRVVNGYPKKGLIWHFQGSGKSLLMVFAAQKMRMHPKLKNPTVMIVVDRIDLDTQITATFNATDIPNMTGAVTRQELQSMLAADTRKIIITTIHKFAEADEKLNDRSNIIVMVDEAHRTQEGNLGRKMRDALPNAFLFGLTGTPINKRDRNTFWAFGADEDEQGYMSRYSFQESIRDKATLPLHFEAVDVRLHIDKAVIDETYKQITDELSEQDRDDLAKRAAKMAVLIKAPARVKAICQHIVNHYQAKIEPTGFKAQVVTFDRECCVLYKKVMDELVGPEASAIVMSTQGGKADEYAEWKLSKDEEEKLLDRFRDPNDPLTFLIVTAKLLTGFDAPILQVMYLDKPIKDHNLLQAICRTNRIYSGKTHGLIVDYLGIFDDVATALNFDEKAVQRVITNLDNLKKELPSQVAKCLVFFPKVDRTVGGYEGLIAAQDCLPDNDIRDLFAAEYSVLSRLWEALSPDPCLRLYETDYKWLTYVYESVKPPSGNGKLLWHVLGAKTIELVHENVQVETVRDDLETLIMDADVLEGILDSDDPKTKSKEVEIKIITRLRKHKDNPVFIALGERLEQLKQKHEQGLINSLSFLKELLLIAKEVVKAEQQVSPLDEQAKAKAALTELFVEVKDVNTPVVIERLVNDIDEIVRLVRFPGWQNTKAGEREVQKALRRVIYVKYKVKDQDLFDKAFGYIQQYY